The following are encoded together in the Triticum dicoccoides isolate Atlit2015 ecotype Zavitan chromosome 6B, WEW_v2.0, whole genome shotgun sequence genome:
- the LOC119325773 gene encoding phosphatidylinositol N-acetylglucosaminyltransferase subunit C-like has protein sequence MKGVGNPTLCRTKWRKVAYGGMQPGYDDNYTDDSFLEEMVMNANVVKRDFLRVMVDSVSISQYLCIVALVVSTWTHTLNLAIDEITLLKFDIGLLLVGFLVLLLTTSPFSLNLLLKYVLNISFFTSGLYVLAPICHTLTRSISSDSIWALAVFLLLVHLFLHDYSGSTIRPPGALNNPKLTSNISLNASIVASVLVASRLPSWLHVFAIMLFSLQVFLFAPLVTFCIKKYSCRLHLIFSSALMVMTLGVTYQLHRMLFILLLALVVFISLVCPYWLIRIQEYKFEINGPWDEAKLCFDITE, from the coding sequence ATGAAGGGCGTCGGAAATCCGACCCTTTGTCGAACAAAGTGGAGAAAAGTAGCCTATGGGGGCATGCAGCCAGGCTACGATGATAACTACACCGACGACTCCTTCCTGGAGGAGATGGTCATGAACGCCAATGTCGTCAAGAGGGACTTCCTGAGGGTGATGGTCGACTCAGTCTCCATTTCCCAGTATCTCTGCATCGTCGCCCTTGTGGTTTCGACATGGACACATACGCTGAATTTGGCCATCGACGAGATCACTCTCTTGAAATTCGACATTGGTCTGCTGCTTGTTGGGTTCTTGGTCCTCCTGCTCACCACCAGCCCATTCTCGCTGAATCTACTCTTGAAGTATGTCCTCAACATATCATTCTTCACCAGTGGCCTTTATGTTCTGGCGCCAATCTGCCATACCCTCACCAGGTCCATCAGTTCAGATTCGATCTGGGCACTTGCTGTGTTCCTTCTGCTGGTTCATCTCTTCTTGCATGACTACTCTGGCTCCACTATAAGGCCTCCAGGTGCACTCAACAACCCAAAGCTGACCAGCAACATCTCCTTGAACGCGTCGATAGTGGCGTCTGTTCTTGTGGCGTCGCGCCTGCCGTCTTGGCTGCACGTCTTtgcaatcatgctcttctcattgcAGGTCTTCCTGTTTGCGCCACTGGTCACATTTTGTATCAAGAAGTACTCCTgtagactccatttgatattctcctCTGCTCTCATGGTCATGACCCTGGGCGTCACGTACCAGCTGCATCGAATGCTCTTCATTTTGCTGCTGGCTCTCGTTGTTTTCATCTCGCTTGTTTGCCCCTACTGGCTTATCAGGATTCAGGAGTACAAGTTTGAAATCAATGGCCCCTGGGATGAAGCTAAACTCTGCTTCGATATAACTGAATGA